The nucleotide window AATGCCGCACCGCCGAGCGTGGTGGTGCGCATCACCGACCTCGGCCATGGCATCGACCCCGAACACCTCGCGACGTTGTTCGAACCGTTCTTCACCACCAAGCCCGGCGGGACCGGGCTCGGGCTGTATATCTGCCACGACATCATGAAGCGCCACGGTGGCGCATTGACCGTCCAGAGCACCTCCGGGCGCGGCACCACGTTCACGCTCGAATTGCCGATGGACTTCGAGGGAGACCCGTCATGAGCAAGGCGAACATCCTCCTGGTGGACGACCAGGACTCCATCCGGCATTTCGTCGGAAAGGCGCTCGAGGCCGAAGGCTTCACGGTTCGAGCGCTGGGGTCGTTGAAGGAAGCCCGTCACGCGATCGAGCAGGAGATGCCGGATCTGGCGCTGCTGGATCTCAAGCTGCCGGACGGCAGCGGACTCGAGTTGCTGAAAGAGATCAAGCGCATGCAGCCCGAGGTGACGGTCATTCTCATGACGGCGTTCGGAGAGCTGGAAACCGCGGTCGAAGCCATGTCGAGCGGCGCGTTCTGGTTCGTGAAGAAGCCGTTTCAGAACGAGGAACTGCTGGCGCTGGTGGAGCGCGGCCTCGAGTCCCAGAAGCTGTGGATCGAGCTACGGCGCCTCCGCCACCACGCCTTCTCGGATGAAGACCACCTGCGCTCCGAGAGCCCGGGCATGCAGGAGTCCTACACCATCGCCGAGCAGGTCGCGCGCGGCGACACCACCAGCGTGCTGATCGCGGGGGAGAGCGGAACCGGCAAGGAGTACTTCGCGAATCTGATCCACCGGGTCAGCGCGCGCCACGACAAGCCGTTCGTCGAGATCAACTGCGCCGCGATTCCGCGCGAGCTGCTCGAGAGCGAACTGTTCGGGCACGAGAAGGGCGCGTTCACGGACGCACGCAATCAGAAGCTCGGGCTGATGGAGCTTGCGAACAACGGTACCCTGTTCCTCGACGAAATCGGCGAGATGAGCCCGATGCTCCAGGTGAAGCTGCTACGGGTGCTGGAGCGCCGCACCTTCAAGCGCGTCGGCGGCACCAAGGACATCAGCGTGAACCTGCGCATCATCTCGGCCACCAACCAGAATCTCGAGCGCAT belongs to Candidatus Eisenbacteria bacterium and includes:
- a CDS encoding sigma-54-dependent Fis family transcriptional regulator, whose amino-acid sequence is MSKANILLVDDQDSIRHFVGKALEAEGFTVRALGSLKEARHAIEQEMPDLALLDLKLPDGSGLELLKEIKRMQPEVTVILMTAFGELETAVEAMSSGAFWFVKKPFQNEELLALVERGLESQKLWIELRRLRHHAFSDEDHLRSESPGMQESYTIAEQVARGDTTSVLIAGESGTGKEYFANLIHRVSARHDKPFVEINCAAIPRELLESELFGHEKGAFTDARNQKLGLMELANNGTLFLDEIGEMSPMLQVKLLRVLERRTFKRVGGTKDISVNLRIISATNQNLERMVAEGQFREDLYYRLKVVPLWVPPLRERREDILPLSRLFMERFARQFKKGFRDISPAAANLLMEYPWPGNIRELRNLFERTVLLETAEMLEPRHLKIAPRARTSEAVTLGHRVDDWLIGPVPQSGIPFESLVEELERALIVKASCATKWNQSRTAEMLQVKRDKLRYRMKLFGLEPPHDAEQSGTSDRAA